From the Triticum urartu cultivar G1812 chromosome 4, Tu2.1, whole genome shotgun sequence genome, the window CTTCAtgctggcggcggcggtggggctGCAATGGTTAGGGACGCCACAGATGAAGTAGCGGGTGCCGGTGGCGTTGAGGGAGATGACGTCGTTGCCGGAGGTTAAGGTGTTGATGGCGCCGTCGGTGCTGCAGGAGTCGTAGCCGGCCTTGCTGACCTCGACCACGTCGTGCGTCGGGGTCGAGTACTTGAAGACGATGTCATCACCCACGTTGAACTTCTTGCCGGACACCCAGTTGCTGTAGTCGGTGCTGAGGGCCCAACCGCCCTGATCGCCGACGTTGTAGGTTACCGCTGACGCGCTGCCTAGTAAGACGGCCATCGCGGCCACGGCGAGGAGGGTGATCTTCGTGGCAG encodes:
- the LOC125552690 gene encoding mavicyanin-like, yielding MAATKITLLAVAAMAVLLGSASAVTYNVGDQGGWALSTDYSNWVSGKKFNVGDDIVFKYSTPTHDVVEVSKAGYDSCSTDGAINTLTSGNDVISLNATGTRYFICGVPNHCSPTAAASMKVVIDVASGSSSPSSPMPAAGPGASNSPPAPPSNAATSVGATAGFGLVALLAAGLMA